The stretch of DNA GCCAGCTGACCGAGGCCGTCCGGCGTCGTCCGTATTCTGTGTTGCTGCTGGATGAAGTCGAAAAGGCCCACCCGGAAGTCTTCGACATCCTGCTTCAGGTGCTCGACGACGGCCGCCTCACCGACGGCCAGGGCCGCACCGTGGACTTCCGCAACGTGATCCTGGTGCTGACCTCGAACCTGGGCAGCCAGTTCCTCGTCGACCCGACCCTGGACGCCACGGCCAAGCGCGAGGCCGTCATGGCCACCGTGCACGCGTCCTTCAAGCCCGAGTTCCTGAACCGGCTGGACGAGGTGGTGCTCTTTGACCCGCTGAGCGTTGAGGAACTGTCCCGGATCGTGGAACTGCAGGTCAAGGAGCTCGGCGAACGGCTGAAGGGCCGCCGGCTCAACCTCGAAGTCACCGACGGCGCCCGTGCCTGGCTGGCGGTGACGGGCTTCGATCCGGCATATGGTGCCCGGCCGCTGCGCCGGCTGGTGCAGCGCGAAATCGGCGACCGGCTGGCCAAGGCCATCCTCGCCGGTGAGATCACGGATGGCGACACCGTACTGGTGGATACCGCCCCGGACCTCGAGGAACTCACCGTGGGCGGCGCGCGGGCCTCGGACCGGCCCGACGGCGGTGCCTCCACCGGCGGCGGCCTCTCCGTCCAGCGGAAGGCCTAAGCCAGGACCGGCGGGAACGCAATGGCAGCCGGGTCAGGGCCCGGCTGCCAGTGCGTTCAAAGCCGGGGTGTTACGGCTTGGACAGCAGGGACTCCATGATGACGTTGCCGGTGTCCGCCGTGGCGAAGCAGTCCACCCGCCGGTCACCCTTGTCCCAACTGGTGGAACTCGGGTAGGCAAGCTTGTAGCTCAGGACGTACTGGGCTGACTTGTCCGTGAGCGGGGCGCCCTGGCAGGCGTCCAGGGCTTTCTTCTTGAGCGGGTCACGGCCCGGGTAACTGTCCGGGGCCGGGTACGTCTCGGTGGCGATCAGCTGGGCCGAGTGGCCGGTTTCGCAGGCGACCACGGTGGCTTGCGTCGCATTCGGGTCGAAGTCCTTGAAGCAGTCGCCCAGCTGGAAGTCCAGGGGGCTGACACCTTCCAGCGGCAGCGGTCCGCGGCTGGCAGGGGCGGACGACGCCGCTGCTCCGGGAGCGGGGGAGCTGTCCCCTGCGGAAGGAGCCGTGCCGCCGCCGAGCGAGGAGGCTATCAACCAGATTACAAGTCCCAGGACCACAAGTGCGGCGACGCCGACACCGATCTTCGGAGGGCCCAGCCGCTTGAGCCAGCCGCCCAGTACTGCGGCCCGTTCGGAAAGCACCCTGCGCCCATCCGCGGAAGAAACCCCAGCCGGCCCGGTGCTGCCGGGCCTCTCGTTCTCTTCGGTCACTGAGACTCACCACTTCCGTGCATTATTCCGCGGCTGAGCGCCCGACGGAGGGACCCGTTTCCGGGAGTCCACTACGGAACTCTATCCAAGATGCCGGGTGTGCTGCACGCCGCGGGGGCGCCATCCGGGGCAGCGGCGCGTGCGACACTGCCCACAGAGGCCGTCCCGGGGAGCAGTTACCGCTGAAAGCATGTAATCTAGGTGTACGACAAATTGACCAAACATTCCGGGGCCTCACTAACGCCAATGGTGACCACCTCCGGTCCGAGTACAAAAGGGGGTCACGCCATGGGGCGCGGCCGTCAAAAGGCAAAAGCTACCAAGCAGGCTCGGGACATTAAGTACTATTCCCCGAACACTGACTATTCTGCGCTTCAGCGTGAGCTCAAGAGCTCTGAGGTTCGTGCACCGAACCGTTTCTCGAGTGAGCCGGTTGAGCCGGATTATTCGGCCTACGTGGATAAGTACGCGGACGATGTGGAAGAGGACGACGACGAGGTAGATTCCCGTCGGATAGGTTAGTCGACACTTCTTTCCGGCATGCTCCTCCGTTAGCGGATTGCCGACCACATGATTTCAGGCCCGCCGGCCACTCCCAGTACGGGCGTGGACGGCGGGTTTTCTGCTGCCCGCGGATTCCCCGCACCAACTTTCTTCCGGAGGGATTGCGATGACCATGCGCACTGGGTTCACCGAAGGAGAGGTCTGCTGGACGGACCTCCAGACCGGGGATGTGGACGCGGCCAAGGCTTTTTATGCCGCTGTCTTCGGCTGGCGCTACGAGGACCTGCCCACCCCCGACGGCCGCAGCTACGCCCAGGCCTTCCTGGGTGACGGGCTTGTCACCGTCATAGCCCCGCAGCCGCCGCAGCAAGAAGCCGCTGCGGGCCGCTGGAACGTGTACTTTGCCACCGATGACGCCCGGGAACTCGCCGCCGAACTGGCGCACTCCACCGGGACCCTGGAGTCCGGTCCGGAGTCCGTGGGAGGTGCCGGTGTGATGGTTTTCTTTGCCCCGCCCGGCGGCGGCAGCACGGGTGCCTGGCAGGCAGGAAGCCACTTCGGCGCGGCGCGGATCCAGGAGCCCGGGGCCCTTGCCTGGGCCGAGCTGCTCACCCCGGAGCCGCAGGCCGCCGTCGGGTGCTTCCAGCAGCTGTTCGGGCACGAGGTGACCGAATACCCCCAGGACGACGGCGGCACGTACACCACGCTCACGGTCAACGGCACGGAGGTGGCCGGGATCGCCCCGCTTCCGGCTGATGACGGCGGAACCCGGCAGGCCGGGTGGCAGGTCTACTTTGGTGTCCCGAACGTGGCGGACGCGGTGGAGGCTGCGGTGGCCGCGGGCGCTGTCGTCCTGGTGGCGCCGGAGGACGCCGGGGACGCCGGCGCCCTGGCCACCCTGCAGGATCCGCAGGGCGGCGTGTTCAGCCTCGTGGAGGTCTAGGGCCGCGACTTAAACACATCGAGTGCTCCTTAACTGCCGTTTTCAGGTCTCAAAACGGCAGTTACGGAGCACTCGATGGGAAAAAGGGTCAGGCGTAGGCGTTGACCAGGCGGACGGCGCCGCCGTCGACACCCTTGGCGCCCTGCACGTAATCCGGGCCGGTCTTGAGGACCGAGTCGGAATTCTGCTCGACAGTGCCCATGATCCAGGACGGCAGGCCGCGGTCGTTGAGGCGGTTCACAGCGGCGTCGGCGGCCTCGGCCGAGACGATCGCCACCATGCCCACGCCCAGGTTCAGGGTGCGCTCCAGGTCGGCCAGCGGGACGTTGCCCAGCTCGGCGACCAGCTTGAAGATGGCGGGCAGTTCCCAGGTGGCGCGGTCCACGGTGGCCAGCAGGCCCTGCGGGAGGACCCGGGCCAGGTTCGCCGCGAGGCCGCCGCCGGTGACGTGGCTGAAGCCGTGCACGGCCTGGCCGGCCGCGGAGCCGCTGACCGGGAAGGTGCGGGCCAGATCCAGGCAGTCGGCGGCGTAGACGCGGGTGGGTTCGAGCAGCTCTTCGCCCAGGGTGCGGCCCAGTTCGGAGACCTGGCGGTCCAGGGCCCAGCCGGCGTGGTTGATCACGCGGCGGACCAGGGAGTAGCCGTTGGAGTGCAGGCCGGAGGAGGCCATGCCGATCACAACGTCGCCGGCGCGGACGCGGTCCGGGCCGAGCAGCTCGGAGGCCTCGACAACACCGGTGGCGGCACCGGCGACGTCGTACTCGTTCTCGCCCAGCAGGCCCGGGTGCTCAGCGGTTTCGCCGCCGACCAGGGCGGTGCCGGCGACGGAGCAGGCGGCCGCGATGCCGCGGACAATGTCCGCGATGCGTTCCGGGACCACCTTGCCGCAGGCGATGTAGTCGGTCATGTACAGCGGCTCGGCGCCGACCACCACGATGTCATCGACGACCATACCCACCAGGTCGAATCCGATGGTGTCGTGGATGTCCATGGCCTGGGCGATGGCCACCTTGGTGCCGACTCCGTCGGTGGAGGTGGCCAGCAGCGGGCGCTTGTAGGTGAGCAGCCGGGAGACGTCGTAGAGGCCGGCGAAGCCGCCCACCCCGCCGATCACGGACGAGTTGTGGGTCGCCTTGACGGCGTCCTTCATCAGTTCGACGGCGCGGTCTCCCGCTTCGACGTCGACGCCGGCGGAGGCGTAGGTGATGCCGGCGGCGTTCTGGGCGGCGTTCATGTCAGCGGCCGGGGAGGCGGAAGTCATACGGGCTCTTTCTTGTCGGCAACGATTGAAGGATCGGCGGAGATCACGCGATCAGCGTCGGTGAGCAGTTCTTCGAATTCGGCGTCCGGTCCGGGATCGCAGCCGGTGGCACCGGGCTTCTCTGCCGGGTCCTCCTCCGGTGAGGTGCCGGGCTCGGCGCCGGCCGCCTGGGGCGGGGGCGCAACCGTGCCGGCGGAAGCGGGCAGGCCGCCGAGGTCGGTGCGTTCCAGCAGGTTCTTGCCCAGCTTGTCGGCGCCCGGAAGCTCGATCGGGTACTTTCCGGTGAAGCAGGCGGTGCAGAGGCGTTCGCGGGGCTGCCGGGTGGCTTCGATCATGCCGTCTTCGGAAATGTAGGCCAGCGAATCGGCGCCGAT from Arthrobacter sp. PAMC25564 encodes:
- the purM gene encoding phosphoribosylformylglycinamidine cyclo-ligase, which translates into the protein MTSASPAADMNAAQNAAGITYASAGVDVEAGDRAVELMKDAVKATHNSSVIGGVGGFAGLYDVSRLLTYKRPLLATSTDGVGTKVAIAQAMDIHDTIGFDLVGMVVDDIVVVGAEPLYMTDYIACGKVVPERIADIVRGIAAACSVAGTALVGGETAEHPGLLGENEYDVAGAATGVVEASELLGPDRVRAGDVVIGMASSGLHSNGYSLVRRVINHAGWALDRQVSELGRTLGEELLEPTRVYAADCLDLARTFPVSGSAAGQAVHGFSHVTGGGLAANLARVLPQGLLATVDRATWELPAIFKLVAELGNVPLADLERTLNLGVGMVAIVSAEAADAAVNRLNDRGLPSWIMGTVEQNSDSVLKTGPDYVQGAKGVDGGAVRLVNAYA
- a CDS encoding DUF3073 domain-containing protein; the encoded protein is MGRGRQKAKATKQARDIKYYSPNTDYSALQRELKSSEVRAPNRFSSEPVEPDYSAYVDKYADDVEEDDDEVDSRRIG
- a CDS encoding septum formation family protein: MTEENERPGSTGPAGVSSADGRRVLSERAAVLGGWLKRLGPPKIGVGVAALVVLGLVIWLIASSLGGGTAPSAGDSSPAPGAAASSAPASRGPLPLEGVSPLDFQLGDCFKDFDPNATQATVVACETGHSAQLIATETYPAPDSYPGRDPLKKKALDACQGAPLTDKSAQYVLSYKLAYPSSTSWDKGDRRVDCFATADTGNVIMESLLSKP
- a CDS encoding VOC family protein → MTMRTGFTEGEVCWTDLQTGDVDAAKAFYAAVFGWRYEDLPTPDGRSYAQAFLGDGLVTVIAPQPPQQEAAAGRWNVYFATDDARELAAELAHSTGTLESGPESVGGAGVMVFFAPPGGGSTGAWQAGSHFGAARIQEPGALAWAELLTPEPQAAVGCFQQLFGHEVTEYPQDDGGTYTTLTVNGTEVAGIAPLPADDGGTRQAGWQVYFGVPNVADAVEAAVAAGAVVLVAPEDAGDAGALATLQDPQGGVFSLVEV